Genomic window (Prochlorococcus marinus str. GP2):
CCAGGAATCATATTGAGGACAAATGCAAAGGATTGACTCACCAAGAGCAACTTAAGAGGAAAAGCAATGAGCAAATTATAAGTTCTAATTCAGGCAGAGTTCAAGAAGCGTTGAGAGTAATTGAAGAATTCTCAAGGCTACATAATCATGAGCTTTCAAAAATCGCTTCGGAAATTAGATATGAAATTTACACTCTAGAGATCGACTTATTATGTTTAAGCGAATGTATGAAGTCGGAGGAAATATTAAAAGAAAATGACTTATATGTAATAACGGACCAAAAGGAAAACTTAATAGAAATTATAGAGAATCTACTTATTGCTGGCGTAAGAATTATTCAGCATAGATTTAAAACGGGGACTGATAAAGATCACCTTGAAGAAGCAATTCAAATTAAAAATTTATGTAAAAGATATGATTCATTGTTTATCATTAACGATAGGGTTGATATAGCTTTAGCTTCAAATGCGGATGGAATTCATCTCGGACAAGATGATTTAGACTTAAAAAACGCAAGAAAATTATTAGGATATTCAAAAATTATTGGTATAAGTGCAAATAATGAAATTGATATTTCTAATGCCCTTAAAAATGGTTGTAATTATATTGGAATAGGACCAGTATTTGAAACTGTAACAAAAAAGGACAAAAAACCAATAGGTATTGAAAAGATCAAAACATTAACAAAAGATTTAAACATTCCTTGGTTCGCTATTGGAGGAATTAAGACAAATAATATTTCATATCTAAAAAGAAATGGTTTTAAAAAAGTTGCTTTAGTTTCGCAATTAATGAATTCTGAAGATCCTAAAGAAGACGCTATTATGATTTTAAAAGAATTAACCAATGAAAATTAAAGTAAACGGAGAAGAAAAAAAAATAGAACTTGATCAAGAAAATGCCCTGCTCTCTAAAGCACTTAATTCAATGGGATATAAACCTAACACAGTTGTTGTCGAACTTAATAATGTGATTATTAATTCAATACAATGGGGAAATTTAAAAATTAAAGATGGAGATAATTTAGAAATCGTTTCAATAGTTGGCGGTGGATAAAAGATAAGATTTTTATACATTTAAAATCTTCATATTTTTTTAATTTTAAGCTTGAAACAATTACCAAATTTTTTCTTTTTTCGTTATATATTCTTAATACATAAATAAACCAATGAAAGAAAAGATAAATAATAATTCAAGATCCTTAAAATGGGAACAAAATGGGGAGCTTGCTTCTAAGGATTTATCCGAGTTAATTGAGAGATTAAAAAATGTGGAAAGTGAACATACCTCTTCTGAACTTTCTAGGTTAGGTACTAAATCAAACATAAAAGATTAAATTTGTTACTTAAAACTTGTTTTTATAAAATTTTGTACCAAATTATAAATACTGAGCTAAATAATAAATGCCTAAAAGATTTCCAGAGTGGGTAAACACAGAAGTTGTAATTAAGGCAATCAAAATGCGAGAAGAAGGGATATTATCAAAACAACTGAATTTATGGATAGAAAACCTATTAGAAATAGAAAAGAAGTAAATATCTAGGAAATACTTTTAATAATTCTTATGGCTGCCATTGCTCCTCCATAACCGTTATCTATATTCATAACTGCAATACCTGGAGAACAACTAGACAACATACTATTTAATGCAGTTTCTCCATCCTTGCTAGCACCGTAGCCGACTGAAACAGGCACTGCGATAATGGGCTGTGCCAACAATCCTCCCACAACTGTTGCCAAAGCGCCCTCCATTCCAGCACAAACAATTAATACATCATATTTATTAATTTCTTCTAACTGACTCATTAATCGATGAAGTCCTGCTACTCCAACATCTATAAAAGATTGACAATTCACTCCATAAATTTCAAGCGTTAATTTTGCTTCAAGTGTGACGGCCAAATCACTTGAGCCGCCTGAAATTATAGCAACTTTTTTATTTGTATTTATTTTATTTAGATTTTCCCCAATTATTAAGCATTTTGCTTCTTCATAGAATCTTGCATCATCAAATAAATCTAAAAGATAATTAGCTTTTTCACTATTAATCCTTGTAATAAAAACAACCTCATTTTTATTCAATACAGTTTCAGATACTCTTTTTAATTGGTCGATACTCTTGTCTTGACCCCAAATTGCTTCAATAAGTCCAAGCCTATCTCTTCTTTGAAAATCAAATCTAATATCAAAATTCATCCTTGCTTATCTAACTCTCCTTCATAAATTAATATAAAAGGATTTTCTTTTACATTTAGAGCTGTTTTAACAATATCTTCAAATTTTTCTTGGACTACATTTACCTCAGACATTGGGATGCTTTTCCATAGTTTTTTACTCTCCCAATTCACTAATATTAGAGCTTCTTCTTTTTCTCTATCCCAAAATAATTGCCTCCCCAAAAAACCCTCTTGAGAAGATAACCAGGGATCCCAGATTTCTTTTTCTGCATTCAACCATGCAGCTTTTACCTCAGAAGGGACTTTAAGTCTTAATTCCTCTGTAACCA
Coding sequences:
- the thiS gene encoding sulfur carrier protein ThiS; amino-acid sequence: MKIKVNGEEKKIELDQENALLSKALNSMGYKPNTVVVELNNVIINSIQWGNLKIKDGDNLEIVSIVGGG
- a CDS encoding TIGR03792 family protein, whose product is MKFNLNLRRIFQKFCLIFICLVALNFQSNFPNLQALPMDNYQDEMVTEELRLKVPSEVKAAWLNAEKEIWDPWLSSQEGFLGRQLFWDREKEEALILVNWESKKLWKSIPMSEVNVVQEKFEDIVKTALNVKENPFILIYEGELDKQG
- the larB gene encoding nickel pincer cofactor biosynthesis protein LarB, whose translation is MNFDIRFDFQRRDRLGLIEAIWGQDKSIDQLKRVSETVLNKNEVVFITRINSEKANYLLDLFDDARFYEEAKCLIIGENLNKINTNKKVAIISGGSSDLAVTLEAKLTLEIYGVNCQSFIDVGVAGLHRLMSQLEEINKYDVLIVCAGMEGALATVVGGLLAQPIIAVPVSVGYGASKDGETALNSMLSSCSPGIAVMNIDNGYGGAMAAIRIIKSIS
- a CDS encoding thiamine phosphate synthase, producing MQNFNPTNAEDLRIYQIIDANLDRAREGLRVLEDWARFGLGKEKYVERIKNFRQILGKNHLEVYKLSRNHIEDKCKGLTHQEQLKRKSNEQIISSNSGRVQEALRVIEEFSRLHNHELSKIASEIRYEIYTLEIDLLCLSECMKSEEILKENDLYVITDQKENLIEIIENLLIAGVRIIQHRFKTGTDKDHLEEAIQIKNLCKRYDSLFIINDRVDIALASNADGIHLGQDDLDLKNARKLLGYSKIIGISANNEIDISNALKNGCNYIGIGPVFETVTKKDKKPIGIEKIKTLTKDLNIPWFAIGGIKTNNISYLKRNGFKKVALVSQLMNSEDPKEDAIMILKELTNEN